A part of Phoenix dactylifera cultivar Barhee BC4 chromosome 2, palm_55x_up_171113_PBpolish2nd_filt_p, whole genome shotgun sequence genomic DNA contains:
- the LOC103720381 gene encoding heavy metal-associated isoprenylated plant protein 44-like produces the protein MATALGRAINFFLSTIFYPFRYQGNNYWRSSNTYYYSSNPSSSNTHYYFDESYISKNMAKGRPLSLQTVELKVRMCCTGCERIVKNAILRLRGVDSVEVDLEMEKVTVTGYIDANKVLKEVRRSGKKAEFWPNPDLPRYFTSAANYFRDEESFRDSYNYWRHGYNGDKHGHVPVPQRGDDRVSNMFNDDDVNACHVM, from the exons ATGGCGACAGCGCTGGGAAGAgccatcaacttctttctctccACCATCTTTTACCCCTTCCGCTATCAAGGAAACAACTATTGGAGAAGTAGCAACACCTACTACTACAGCAGCAATCCTAGCAGCAGCAACACCCACTACTACTTCGACGAGAGCTACATCAGCAAGAACATGGCCAAGGGACGACCACTCTCGCTGCAG ACAGTGGAGCTTAAAGTGAGGATGTGCTGCACAGGCTGCGAGAGGATTGTCAAAAATGCTATCTTAAGGCTTAGAG GGGTTGATTCAGTGGAGGTGGACTTGGAGATGGAGAAGGTGACCGTGACCGGGTATATCGACGCGAACAAGGTGCTCAAGGAAGTGAGACGGAGCGGCAAGAAGGCAGAATTCTGGCCCAATCCTGATCTCCCCCGCTACTTCACATCGGCCGCCAACTACTTCAGAGACGAGGAATCCTTTCGTGACAGCTACAACTACTGGCGCCATGGCTACAATGGTGACAAGCACGGCCATGTCCCGGTGCCCCAACGTGGCGATGACCGCGTCAGCAACATGTTCAACGACGACGATGTCAATGCATGCCATGTCATGTGA
- the LOC103720382 gene encoding heavy metal-associated isoprenylated plant protein 30, whose protein sequence is MAGLQIVPAGKHVEAQYVEMKVPLYSYGCEKKIKKALSHMRGIHSVHVDYHLQKVTVWGICNKDDVLATIRKKRREARFWDQIEAEVKSNVAEEETDAEIAPHPATVNMHKCRKSWKKLFPLVLY, encoded by the exons ATGGCTGGCTTGCAGATTGTTCCGGCAGGCAAGCATGTGGAGGCCCAGTATGTGGAGATGAAGGTGCCACTCTATTCCTATGGCTGTGAGAAGAAGATTAAGAAGGCCTTGTCACATATGAGAG GGATACATTCAGTGCATGTTGATTACCACCTTCAAAAGGTGACAGTATGGGGGATATGCAACAAAGATGATGTGCTTGCCACcatcaggaagaagagaagggaagcTCGCTTCTGGGACCAGATAGAGGCAGAGGTTAAGAGCAACGTTGCTGAGGAAGAGACTGATGCTGAAATTGCACCCCATCCTGCAACTGTAAACATGCACAAGTGTAGGAAGTCATGGAAGAAACTGTTTCCTTTAGTCCTATACTAG
- the LOC120109891 gene encoding uncharacterized protein LOC120109891: MILVAIVAELLEEYTVLVARVLEQLLHDAPFPRRMRFLMLRSLPFASPPPDARPAAAATP; this comes from the coding sequence atgaTATTGGTGGCGATAGTGGCGGAGCTCCTGGAGGAGTACACGGTGCTGGTGGCGAGGGTTCTGGAGCAGCTGCTCCACGACGCGCCCTTCCCCCGCCGGATGCGCTTCCTCATGCTCAGAAGCCTCCCCTTCGCCTCCCCGCCACCCGACGCCCGCCCCGCCGCCGCAGCCACCCCCTGA